The genomic window TGCCGCCGCCCTTCTGTTCGGCGTGACATTCGGAGCACTGGTTGGCGTCTGGGACCATGTAGGTGAAGGCGGTCTTCCTGCCATCCGCGGCGGTCAACTCCAGCGCCGGGCTGTCGCCGGCCAGTTCCAGGGTCGCTTCGCTCTGGTCGGCATTCCACACGTAGGGCAACGCCGTCCAACCGCCCTTCTGCCGCACCAGTACACGGGTTTCCACCAGGTGCACCCGGGCCAGGTCGAGCCCGGCCTTGGGGTCGCGGTCGTCCTGGCTGTTCTGCAGCAGGTTGCCCTGGGCGTCCTTCGGGTAATAGAAGGTCTTGGTCAGCACGGTGCCGACGGGGTAGTCGAAGCGCTCCTCGGCGTACTGCGCAGCCTGGCCTTCGGGCATCCACACGGTGCGCAGCTTGTGCGCGTAGTCGGTGAACAGCGGGGTGTTGAGATCGTAGGGCAGCACCTCGACGGCGGGCGTCAGGTGGCCGTCGGCCAGGTGCAGCATGCCCCAGCCGCTGAGCGTTTCCGGGTAGTCGTCGCCTTCGGGCTGGTAACGCGGCTTGCTCTGCTGCCCGCACCCGGCCAGGGCAACGGCCAGGGCGAGCGACACCAGGAACGAAGCGGGTTTCATCATGCCTTGTTGCCCTT from Pseudomonas sp. GCEP-101 includes these protein-coding regions:
- a CDS encoding SO2930 family diheme c-type cytochrome gives rise to the protein MKPASFLVSLALAVALAGCGQQSKPRYQPEGDDYPETLSGWGMLHLADGHLTPAVEVLPYDLNTPLFTDYAHKLRTVWMPEGQAAQYAEERFDYPVGTVLTKTFYYPKDAQGNLLQNSQDDRDPKAGLDLARVHLVETRVLVRQKGGWTALPYVWNADQSEATLELAGDSPALELTAADGRKTAFTYMVPDANQCSECHAEQKGGGIAPLGPKARHLNKDFAYAEGSDNQLQHWQARGFLKDLPALTQVPQNALWGHPREGETLEKQARSYLDANCSHCHNPRGAARTSGLYLDPHTPVSIAYGVCKPPVAAGGGTGGRLEDIHPGSPQKSVLSYRVGSDKPGDMMPELGRALVHHEGLEMLDRWIASLPGDC